The Syngnathus scovelli strain Florida chromosome 19, RoL_Ssco_1.2, whole genome shotgun sequence region ATTGATAATAGAACCACGATGTCCACAgaccgataaaaaaaaaaaagtaataatagGTATACACTTAGGAAGTATACTGACTGTACTTTGATGTTTAATACTATAACACCTACTATGATTTTATGCAATTATTCATTTTATGGTATTtttcacaaaaataataatttctgCTGTCACTTTCCAGGAAATCCGAAGTCAGTCACATGAGTGCTCCTATAAAGTAGCCAAGTATCCTGAGAATCGCAGCCGCAACAGATACAGAGACGTCAGCCCATGTACGTTTAAGACATGCTTGTCTCTAACAAACACAATACCCGACTTTAACTTGCTACCGCTGTCCCCCCACAGTTGACCATAGTCGTGTGAAGCTGAAAAACGCAGACAACGACTACATCAACGCCAGCCTGGTGGTGATGGAGGAAGCACAGAGACGATACATATTGACTCAGGCCAGTTGTGGGCATTGAAATACACAAGTGGGAATGCACACTTATAATATCTCATTTCGGACGTCGCTAACATTTTTGTTGTCCCTGTCTGCAGGGTCCCCTCAGGAACACGTGTGGCCACTTCTGGCTCATGATCTGGGAGCAAAAGACCAAAGCCATCGTTATGCTTAATAGGGTGATTGAGAAAGGCTCGGTAAGCATCACAAAAAGTGATACTGGGCATGTTTACATTATAGCTTCATTCCTACATATCGTAGGGATGTCCTATTGTAGAGCACCTCATCACTTTTCTTTCTTCGTTGTCCGATAGGAAAAGTGCGCCCAGTACTGGCCTGTGACCGAGGAGCGTGAGATGGCCTTCAGAGACACGCGGTTCTTGGTCACGCGGCTGTCAGAAGACGTCAAGTCTTGCTACACCACCAGAGTGTTGGAGCTGCAGAACATTAGCGTACGTGCTTATTAATCTTGCTCGTTAACtaccttctcttttttttaatttccaaatCTATTCTCATAGACTGGGGAGAAGCGGGAGATCCACCACTTTCACTACACATCGTGGCCCGACTTCGGCGTGCCCGAGTCACCTGCGTCTTTCCTCAACTTCCTGTTAAAGGTGCGCGAGTCAGGGGCACTGGGGGCAGACAACGGCCCAGCCGTGGTGCACTGCAGCGCAGGCATCGGACGCTCGGGGACATTCTCGCTGGTGGACACATGTCTCGTGCTGGTGAgatttgatttgaaaataatatcGACATCGGTAGTAATATTAGCTGACACGAGGTGGGCATCGATTTCTATCTTTTGAGGAATATATGTTTGTCTGGCAGATGGATAGAAGGAAAGAAGAGTCGCCATTGGACATCCGCAGGATCCTGTTAGACATGCGGAAGTACCGCATGGGTCTCATACAGACACCTGACCAGCTGCGCTTCTCCTTCATGGCTGTCCTTGAGGGAGCAAAGTGCATCATGGGAGACTCGTCCGCGCAGGTAAACACGCTCATAACGTCTACAATCGGAACGTCAAAACACGGAGCTCACGTCTACTTCCCGTCTCGCAGACTCAGTGGCGAGAGTCGGCCCGGGAAGACCAGGAGCCCACCGCCGACCCGCCGGAGAAATGCAACGGCGGCCAGCGGGCGGGACTGCCTGGCAAGGAAGACGACTACAGACATGATGACGCCGAGAGGCCGAGCCAGTCGCCTGACCAGGACAACAACACACAGTTAGTATAGATTATCAACCCATCAATGATTTaagcgttgttgttttttagggTTATTTGATCCATTAAGATGAGTTCATTTGTGCCAACTTGATGAATTTTAAAGCCAGATTGGCCAGCTCTAATTTTACGTGTTTGATTTTGGACAGCAAACGACGCAGGGATGACAGTTTCTCCATAGCCCAAAGCCAAAGGATCAACGACGCCGACAGAAAGCGGAAAAGGTGGTTACGCCGGCGTGCAAATGCGGAATTTTCCTTGATTTCCACTTAAGGTCTACGTACCAGAGCACACTTCGTCTTCCCAAGCAAGACAATTCAGTTCATGGACCTTAAGATGGATACCAAGGATCATAAACAACAGCTTTCCATAATCACTGTGACACACTCACATGCACTTCCATTTTCTCTCAATGTGCTGTTCTCTCCTCGCACAGTTTGGGCTGCATTTGCGGCTCGTGACCCAGCACCCTCAGTTTTACGGTTTACAAATAGCTCCTGATCTCGTATGTCCCCCCCCGCGTgtgctgtgttgtttttttattttattttattccttctTCCGTTCTgctgtgcttttgttttgataagTTGCTAGGCAACCGTTTGGAATTGTTTTGACTGGGtgaatgtgtttttgttgcacGTTTGCATCAAATTCATAAGTTTTCAGATATGCCTAATGTGTTGAAAGCATTTTGTCAATATCTGAGAACGACTATGGTGCACTAGTAGACTGTCTTAatagttaataatttcacactgaaattattatttttttccccctacttTTTTAAAGCCTGCATTTTGTGCTGGAAGGGACAGAAAGTCACAACACATTTTTTAGCCCACCAATTGGAATGCATGCGATGAATCCCCAAGTTGCCAAGGGGCATACATCGTAGTCATCTCCTGCGTTTCATTGTTACGTCGAGATGACTTTTACATATTTTTGCTTTTGTATCATGACAGAGCAAAGACCAGCGACTTCTGACACGGCTCCACCAACCTGGCTGCCATCAAcaacgagagaaaaaaaaaaaatcggcagGGAAAACACCAACCTCTCTGTTCTGCTTCTTCTTCGCCAGCACCTCCTGTTCCTCTTCCTCTCCAAACTGTTTACAACACACGCCCactcaaagaaagaaagaaaaataacaaattaCACCAGCAtttcttcaaatgtttttttttttttttttgcagcaattGTCATACGTTTATACAGACTGATATAAGACCTATGCATTGACAGGTTGTAATTGTTCAGATGTGTATTTTTGGGTAGGAGAACTTTTTGATAAAaatgttctatttttttatattaaaaaatgtaCCTCAAATGAAGCAAAGGCAACGGCATGTACAattgtacatatttttttttcttaaaagttTGCGAAGcagtatatattaaaaatatgtttgcaacatTTAAACCCAGAGTTTGATGAAAAAAGTAAaggcaatgattttttttcctatgtTCTCTTCTATTAAAAACAGTATGTAATTTACATAATGTATGGAACTCTGTAAACAATTGGCACAGTCATTGCTATGAAATATCACTTGTTTTCCACTtgttatttgaaaaatacaaCGGATACATTTTGTTCATGGAAGCTCTCAAACGTGCCCCTGACAATTCCGCAATACAAAGCGTAGGACGTACCAAAATGAAAACTTGAGGGGGCTGTTTAGCGTTTTTGTTTCAGAGTCAAGTTACGGACAAGGCGGGGGTGGAACTGCTGGGAAACACTGTATGGCTTTGGGCCAAGCACTTTCAGTTAGTCAGAGACCAAATGAGGTCAAGCAAGAGAAACATTCACTCTGGCTCTTGATAGATTTTATTGAAATATAGAACAAGGTTACAAAAAATTCAGAAAAGGGCTGGAGGGATGCCGCTCCCAAACAGAAGATTCCAGGAAGTTGGAATCTTCCATTTGGGCTCCCGGTTCTGAAAGAAAGCGGCAAATTGAGACTTAGAATGGCACAGATATTAAAGCACTACAGTATACACAAACCATTGAATTGTGTtgctaagaaaaacagcagcacctgaaTCTATTAGCTTTCCCATTACAAGTTAATAGTGATTAGTTATTTTGATCTAATATCAgatgtggatttttttctcGAGTTTTGTGTCACTGAGGCTTTCCCCATCAAAGTATTTAGAGACTTACCGGGTTGTCCAGCAGATGGAGCCAATCGTCCATATGATTGACAAGCGCCAAGGCGTCAGGTACATTGTCGCCCTCCGAGCAGAAGATGAGCAGTACTGCCAGCGGAACGTCCTCGGTGCAACTTAAACAGCACCGCATTCTTAACACGCACATTCCTGCTGTAGACTATATCAACAAACAAATGCCTTACCTGTCTATGTAGAGGCCTTTAGTAATGCCTCCACCGGGGACGTAGAGTTTTGGCTCTTCAGTTTCGGCGTCTAAACGTCCCGGGCAAATGGGCATCCTCTCCATCTCTATCCAGCCCAGATCCTTGAAGGCATCGCCGATACACTTCTGCAGGCTTGGCGTGACCAGGTACCTTAACGGGGTCCTAAGAACAAGCACACAATTTATCATGACATatcaaagcaatttttttttcttctttgtgactAATTTTGGTTCTGATactaagttttaacataaagatTAGTATTGTTGTGCTACCCTTGCAGTTGCTGGTCATCTCTTTGGTAGGCATGGCTGCTGGAGAGAACCACTGTCCGGGAGAAGCCACTTGCCTTGATCCAGGACAGTAGCAGCTGACGGAAACATCTAGATTTCCTCTGCGAAGTAGGGGGGACCCATCAAACTTGCATGCATGTGCATTTAATACAGTCTTCTTCTCATCTTATGATTCTCTGATCATCTCTTGATTGACATACCTTGACAATTGGTGCTCTGATCTGAAGAACTGCTATCTTGAGCTCAGGTGCAGCAAAGACTATTGACAAGAACATTAATTGTTATCATGGATTATGGAGATTTTAAGAACTGGCGATTCACCTTCTGCGGCTGTATGCAGCTCATGTGCGTCGTCCTTGCCAGTGGCGTATGGGTTGTTCCCCGCCATGGGAATGAGGCAGTCCGTGTGGAGAAAACCGACCCTGGGCAGGTTCAAGGTGGATATGAGGAGATCCACCGCCAGCTGCCCCACGTTGCCCACTGCCACCGCGGGCTAATGTTATGAGACAAACTTTCACAAGTTAACAAGGTGGTACATGCGTTGAGCAGTTTTACTTAATTTTATTTCGGGCTAAGATTAGCAAGCGACAGATGAATAGAACAGACGTACCAATATCTCGTTTTGGATTCGTAATAAATGGTGTATATTTGCTGGACTCACCAAAACAAGCGTGAAATCTTTAAACACAGGCGTAGAGTTTTGTGAAGTGATAAACATGGTTGAATTACGTGACTTTAGTTTACAATCAAACGATGAAAACATTCAACAGCTCGCCCAGATTTCATGTCAAGCGCTCTGGGGTCCTTCGAGTCTGACGTCAACATTGAGGACCCTATAAGTGCCTGTCATTAAAGCGACTCAAATGAACTCTTGAGAAACATTTCAAATGGTAGTTGCTAGACTATTACATTATTTCAATCATGCGTTCAAATTTATGTTCCGAAGGCAGAAGTTATCTTatattttcacaaaatggaCTTTTTGGTTTTAAACAGGCAGATGCGAGTGAGCCGTGCGTTACGTTGAAAACGTCATCGTTTATAGCcattaataacaaataataactaatacctaataataaaaaaaaatggtttttaattgaaaaatacACGTAACTGTCCAGAACCAATATTAATGTTAAAAGTGTTCTTTAACATTGTTGGGAAACTCTAATGATAAGCATTTCAATTCATCAGGCATGGGTTCTCCTCTAATGGCAGCCAGGGCATTGTCGACCATCTTCTCCACAATATTTCTGAGGGTGGTGATGGTCATCACGCCAAGGTGAGGGGTGATCAGCACGTTGGGGAGGTCGAGGAGAGGATGATCCCTAAGTCAAATGAAGAACGTGATTACAGATAAGCCACTGAGACTTCAATTAGAGATGCTGTGATTCAGTGTGAGAACCTTGGGAGAGGTTCAGGATAAGTCACATCCAAAGCAGCCGCTCGTATGGTCCCGGCTTTCAGCGCCTTAACCAACGCGACCTGGTCCACCACTGCACCTGAACAAAGAAACAAtacaaagatgaaaaaaaaggtgaattcACAAAAGGAGAACCCCAAATATGTGGATGTTCACTATCTACCACCCAACCTCTGCTGATGTTGACTAGTGTGGCGGTGGGCTTCATGAGGGCCAGCTCCCTGCTGCCGATGAGGCCGGTGGTCTCCGATGTCAGGCACACGGATAGCACCACAAAATCAGAACGGCCCAGCAGGTTGTCCATGTTCTTGCAGTAGCTCGCCCCCAGCACTTGCTCCTCCTCCACACTTCTGAGAAGAGACAAATTCTCAAAGTAAACATAAATTAATCCGTTTTGTGTATTTAGTGAGGCAAATACAGTGGAGGCTTTTATGTTCTACTTGTTTGACTGTATCTGAGACATTTTATTTTCTAGGTGCTTCTAATTCAGGAATTAAATGCAGAGTCCATGTCAATGCTTTTATGGGTGTGATCAGCATTGTTTATGCAATTACTCTTGCGCTTACggaaattacagtacatcttacCTTCTGTTTCTGTTACAATAGAGAATCTTCATATCAAATCCTTTGGCCCGCTGAGCAATTTTGCAGCCAATATTTCCCATTCCGATGATTCCCAGAGTGGACCCCGAGACCTTGATGCTACCCAGGTATTGCGGCATGACACTGGTGTTGGGGTCCATCATAATTCGGTGACCTACAAAGACACCGGTACTACATGTAGTACGAGACAAACATAAAAATATCACACGTAGCAAAGACTCTCCTCAACCTTCGCTAACAGCCCAAACTGACCTCTGATGGAAAATGTAACCATTCACATAATCATTTCTAGCATTCCTCCCTAGCTACAAGTCTACTAGCCATAATCACCTTCAACGATATTGCGCGCTGATGCGAGGAGGAGCGCCATAGCCATATCCGCCGTACAATCACTGACCACCCCGGGCGTGTTGGCCACCTTAACCCCCAACCGGGCAATGTAGGGTAGGTCCAGGTGGTCATATCCCGCCCCTGCGGTAGCGATCACCTTGAGCGCCGGGAGTGAGCTGAGCAGCGTCGGGGTGACCTGCGGGATACATGCCCATATAAACAGAACCTGGATTGTGGGGCCATGCGCTCCCGGGTCGTTCAGGAAGTCCTGGTAGAGGACAAGCCTGAAGTGCTGCCTAAATTTGTCCAGGAACTCCTCCAACATGCCCTTCTCAACAATCAGAGCCCACGGTTTGTTGCTGTCCATTGCCTGAAAGAAAAGTAAAGCAGGACAAAATGTTACTCAAACATTTCCTTCACAAATGATATAAAAAGCGTCTATTGTGAAAATTGGACAGACCCTTAATTTGCAGACAGAGGATAAAATAATTGAACTGAACTAAAAAACTGAACATCCACACCTGTAACTGGTCCCTCAGAAACACACCGAGCCTGTCTTGCTTGCGTGTGTAAATCACTTGTACAGTCGAAACATGAAATATGATGACACGTCGCCGGTCTGGTTCGTGTTGGCATTTGGATTCGAGGGAGGGCCTTCACTTTGCTTCTAGCAAACAGGAGGAGGACCTTTCCTCGTCATCATAAAAGTTAAGATCGTTAGAAGACATCTAGCACTCGTTCTTCTTATTTGAGGATCACATGAAATAGGCTGGATTTAACCATGAATCATTTTACAAACTGaatcttgtttaaaaaaaaaaaaaaagctgccaaATTATTTACAATTGTGTCTCATTAAATCAAAATAATATTGGTCTTTATGCCTCTCTTTGACaacaatatttatatatttacccACTCACTGCAAATTGATTggactgaaaaaaaatgtcaaagtgaTGCATTAGTTACCTTGTGATGTTGATGCAAGCCCTTTACTTGAAGCAGCTTCCACTCCTTCAGCGGTCTCAATTTAACTCTGTAGATAGTTAATGTATCAGCAATTAAAAGAGCTTGCGTaatattaaaatacattttaacagATACCTAGCAATGATACCATGTCTGTGTTTGGTCAATCATCGACATCGGGGTTTGTGGCTCagccattttggggggaaaaaatgttgcCCAATCAGTAAAGTTCACAGGGGTGGAAGTCTTGTGATGACTATAGAATAAAAAATTGAGTTAAAGTTGATTAGTGGCTAATATGATAATGACATTACTGTGGATGAACCTTTGATCATGTGCACCAAATTTCATCTTGTACTAAAAAACACAACTAATCAGTTTCAACAGCCTCCTATCGTGTCACATATTCCAATTTGGACACAGATGTTGCTGCACGAGAGGGCCTCGGAAAATCCGCTAAAAAACACATGGCCGCACACCTGCCAGCTCCTCAACGGGTTCCTGCGAAGAAGCTCAACACGCCATTGCTCAGCATGTCCCTGTTTGAGAATAAAGTCACCTGTAATCCAGTCAAGCTTGGCCGTTAAGTCCGCCAATGGTGACGCACGGCGGCCGCTGCGGTGAAGTAATAGGTCAGCCAGGCCTACCCTTTCCCACGGGGCGCAGAAGATGATGATCTTAGTCAAAGTCTGTTGCTCcctaaaacagcagcacctaccaaGGCACAAGAAGAGAAATTACAGTTATTCGGGAGATGTTTATCTAAAGCGATATAATTTGTGCATGGAGTCGACTGTGATTTTACGAAATGCCGCACAATGCAAGAAAGCGCGTTCTTGCATTGAGTCCAATTATCCAATGAGAAAAATCTCATGGCAGTGAATGGCCACCACTGGAGGCGATCCAAGGTTGACACTGAGTGGTTAGGTAAGCGATAATCGCAGGAGCTTGGTGGATCGTCTTCTCCCGTGCAGATCAACGGCTTCTCAATGCCCCCCCTTCAGAAAGCTGATGTTACCTAATGATGCCGCCTGTTGATGCCATGGGGCCACCTCGCCACGTTCGCTTTGTTTACACCAAAATGCACAGTGAGGTGGGGTTACTCTTTGGTAGACAGCTGGTCAGATCAATGTTATGCAAAGCTATTAGTCAGATGCTGCCGCTTTCCAGCACTCAGGCGTTCTCTGCCTCGGGGGTCCAAACTAGCCCAGCGGATTATGTGGATAAAAGGTCAACATCTTTACATTGTCCAACGACGGGGGAGCGTGGCGCCGAATTACGCTGGCGTGCGACATGACATGCATTAAGGCATTGATGTTATGTCATTTTAATGCATCAGTTTTGAGAGCAGATTATATTGCTTCATACTATAGATGAGATTATTGTTTGGAAATATATGGGACAATAAATCCTATGAATAAGAGTACGCTATAGATTTAGCTATTACAGCCATTTTATGGCGAATAGCTCATTTTCCAGGGCTCAAAGTTCTCCACGGTGCTCCTGACCTCTGTTGATGTTTTGTGATTGCCGTTTATTGGGATTCAATTGCCTTCTGGGAAAGCACTTACTGAAGGCAAAGAACATGATTCATTCCAAACCAGCATTCAATGTGTCAGCACGCTCTGCATGGCCAGCCTGCTGACTCAGCAGAAGGGAGAGAGGGCCCATTCTAAGGCCATTAAGAAAACACGCCCAGGAACAGCGGCTGAATAAGCCGCGACGGCTTTGTGTCCTGCTAATCATCTTAAGGTAAAGGCAAAGCGTGGCTGCAAATGTGCCTGCATGAGGACACCTGTACCGTACTGAGAGGCTGGTGACCATCATTAGAAGTATCTCAGTTTTATCATGCAATGGtaaaaaataaggggggggaatGCAATCCTAAACTATAACAGAATCTAAATTAAAATCATGTAATTTATCCATGCATCGATCAAAATATTAATTTTCTGTACATTAtggtgcaagtgtacctaataaattgTCTCATGAATGTCCTAACGAACCACTGGGTTTTACGTTGCCAAGCCAACGGGGCCTCTCATTGGTCACCTTCAACCCACGTGACGCTTAGACTTTGACGTCACGCCTAGAGGATTGCCCAGCTTGCAGTGTGTACGTCCAGTCACAAGCGAACGACGAGAGCCGGAGTTTGGACCGAGACCCAGCCGGGGAACTGCAGCTTCCCGTGTGGCTTCTCGCGACTTGTCACCGCCTCTTTGTCGTCTCGGAAACTTTCGTCTCAAATTGTTATGGGCCATTAAAGACACTTTTTGGAGGCTCTTCCACACAGCGACTTGAAAGCGAGGTAAGTTGTTCGGTCCCAtcgccctcctcccccccatctCCGAGGCACTTTGGTAGCTTCCTGGTAGTTATGTTACTGCACAGGTACGCCAACAGGTCGACGCAACGTTAGATAAAGTTATTTTGCACAACGTGTTTTAGTCTTGCAGAGAAGATTCGTGCAGCGGATAAAGCTTAGCTACTTCTGCCTAATCGGATGAGGCTGCTCCACTCGGCATCTATGAAACCCCCAAAGGGAGACATGCTTCCCAATGCATTATGAGCTATTATTTATGtttcaattaaaacaaaaaaacaaatgtaactTGCTAGCAAGTCTTTAGTATTTTAATTTACTGGGACAAATTCCTAAATGCATGCGCTGAATTTTAACGTGCGGTCCATATTGAGACGTAGCTGTCGATTTatatgtctttgtagtgtaaaaaataaatcaaacctCAGAACTCATTGTAAATAAAAGCTAAAGCAAGTGTGTACACAGTACTTGGAACAGGAGCAGGAAAAATACCATCCATCGGGATTACATGATCAATTGTTATGTTTACATTTAAGGCTTTCAACTTCAAGACTCTGCAGTCCTCCCCACTCGACCAACTAATCTATGGAAGGAAAAAATAACTTCACAGATctagctaataaagttcattggTCACTGAGGCTTACAAGAATACCACTGGTGGTGATGACAGGGTGTTGTAAAAACAGAAATAGTAACCCAGAAACTAAAATAGTAACCCTAAAGACATTACAGAAGTTAAATGTGATgttctaaaaacacacacagacaaaacagaaGAGCTGAAGAAAATACAGAGACAGCGCGGGTGGAACCGAGAGCTAATAACCCCTTTGGAAGCGTCCTTCTGAACACTTCAAATGGCGAGTAATGCTAAATCTGAAAGTTGGCTCTATTTGTGTAGATGCGGGCAACTGGCAGTTTGATCTGCTCTGATGTTGCCTGGACTCCGGTTAGGCCTCCATGCATGTAGACGCGGGCTCGCTCAAGGTTTAAAACAAACAGTGCCCTCTTTGTGCTACTCGCCAGCAGTTTGCTGCCACTGTTTGTCCAATGGACAGTCTGCTCACCAGTTTGCAGATGTCGTCCGCGACACTTTTTGGGTTTCATAAAAGCGCCTGTGTCGCGAGGATTACCCCCCCCAAGTCCCCCGCAACATTGATAATGCAAGGTTGTGTTTGCGTAGCGACGATGGCACGATGGAGGGACTTTGTTCAAAAGCAGCGAGAGTGACAAGCCGGTTTCAGTTGACACGAGACA contains the following coding sequences:
- the LOC125987252 gene encoding tyrosine-protein phosphatase non-receptor type 2, with the translated sequence MEREFEDIESEGRWHKLYMEIRSQSHECSYKVAKYPENRSRNRYRDVSPFDHSRVKLKNADNDYINASLVVMEEAQRRYILTQGPLRNTCGHFWLMIWEQKTKAIVMLNRVIEKGSEKCAQYWPVTEEREMAFRDTRFLVTRLSEDVKSCYTTRVLELQNISTGEKREIHHFHYTSWPDFGVPESPASFLNFLLKVRESGALGADNGPAVVHCSAGIGRSGTFSLVDTCLVLMDRRKEESPLDIRRILLDMRKYRMGLIQTPDQLRFSFMAVLEGAKCIMGDSSAQTQWRESAREDQEPTADPPEKCNGGQRAGLPGKEDDYRHDDAERPSQSPDQDNNTHKRRRDDSFSIAQSQRINDADRKRKRAKTSDF
- the psmg2 gene encoding proteasome assembly chaperone 2 is translated as MFSSFDCKLKSRNSTMFITSQNSTPVFKDFTLVLPAVAVGNVGQLAVDLLISTLNLPRVGFLHTDCLIPMAGNNPYATGKDDAHELHTAAEVFAAPELKIAVLQIRAPIVKRKSRCFRQLLLSWIKASGFSRTVVLSSSHAYQRDDQQLQGTPLRYLVTPSLQKCIGDAFKDLGWIEMERMPICPGRLDAETEEPKLYVPGGGITKGLYIDSCTEDVPLAVLLIFCSEGDNVPDALALVNHMDDWLHLLDNPNREPKWKIPTSWNLLFGSGIPPALF
- the zgc:136493 gene encoding probable 2-ketogluconate reductase, with amino-acid sequence MDSNKPWALIVEKGMLEEFLDKFRQHFRLVLYQDFLNDPGAHGPTIQVLFIWACIPQVTPTLLSSLPALKVIATAGAGYDHLDLPYIARLGVKVANTPGVVSDCTADMAMALLLASARNIVEGHRIMMDPNTSVMPQYLGSIKVSGSTLGIIGMGNIGCKIAQRAKGFDMKILYCNRNRRSVEEEQVLGASYCKNMDNLLGRSDFVVLSVCLTSETTGLIGSRELALMKPTATLVNISRGAVVDQVALVKALKAGTIRAAALDVTYPEPLPRDHPLLDLPNVLITPHLGVMTITTLRNIVEKMVDNALAAIRGEPMPDELKCLSLEFPNNVKEHF